From Synergistaceae bacterium:
CAGAGATTGACAGCAGATGAACATTTTCATCGCTGTCGTCTTTGGGCCAGGTTAATTGCGGGATAAAGGCGATGCCGTGTCCGGAGTTGACATAACGGGTGACAGCCGAAGAACTGTCAGTCTCAAAAATGACCTTAGGCTCAAAGCCCGCCTGATGGCAGAAAAAGTCGGTGATCTGCCTTAATCC
This genomic window contains:
- a CDS encoding LysR family transcriptional regulator substrate-binding protein → GLRQITDFFCHQAGFEPKVIFETDSSSAVTRYVNSGHGIAFIPQLTWPKDDSDENVHLLSISEPKCRRFIILSSAGAQHLSRYEVLFSEFLQKYFCELESKS